The Nitrospira sp. sequence ATTTAAGACACTGTTCGCGCAAGGATACCGACAGGTCATGCTCATGGGGACGGATGTGCCGACCCTTCCGCTCGATCATGTTAAACAGGCTCTCACTTCGCTGGAGAACCACGATCTTGTGCTCGGTCCGGCTTTTGATGGAGGCTATTATCTGATCGGCCTCAAGCGGATGGCACCGGAACTCTTCGTCGACATTCCTTGGTCAACCGATCAGGTACTGAGACTCACACAGAAGAAAGCAGCGGAGATCGGGCTCAAGGTTTCCTTGATTTCTCCATGGCGAGACGTCGATACCCTGGCCGACCTTGAAGCCCTCATTGAAGCCTGCGCCGCCGAGACCAACAAAACAAAAAACGAGCGGTCCTTTTCAGCCCGTACCACAGGTGTGCTGGAAACACTCGCCAAACGATTGCGGTCGAGAGCATAATGACCCACTCATCGATCAACCAGGGAGCCGCATGAGTCAGCGCGTCGCACTGATCACCGGAGGAGCGAAAGGCATCGGACGAGGGATTGCGCTCGACCTGGCGTCGCGGCAGTGGAACATTGCCTTCTGCTATAGAACCAGCGAAGCCGAGGCCAAGACCACGGCGCAGGATATCACCCAGCAAGGAGGACAAGCGCTGGCACTTCGATGCGATGTTTCTGACCCAATGGCAGCCAAGCGCATGGTCACGCAGGTTGAAAAAGAATGGGGCCGAATCGATGTCTTGATCAACGGCGCCGGCCCCTATCATCGAAGGAACCTGTTCGACGAAACCATCGAGGGATGGAACGATATGTT is a genomic window containing:
- a CDS encoding TIGR04282 family arsenosugar biosynthesis glycosyltransferase, with the translated sequence MGDPKPSTQPASPAQRGEHSAFNTALVIFAKAPIPGQVKTRLCPPLTPDEAATLHGSFVIDTLERIKVAASKLKLPLDRYLACAPSATHVFFKIMEERQSVKLLDQIGDNLGARMNQAFKTLFAQGYRQVMLMGTDVPTLPLDHVKQALTSLENHDLVLGPAFDGGYYLIGLKRMAPELFVDIPWSTDQVLRLTQKKAAEIGLKVSLISPWRDVDTLADLEALIEACAAETNKTKNERSFSARTTGVLETLAKRLRSRA